The Fragaria vesca subsp. vesca linkage group LG2, FraVesHawaii_1.0, whole genome shotgun sequence genome includes a window with the following:
- the LOC101293647 gene encoding G-box-binding factor 4-like: MASSKLISSSASSSRSRNSDLSRRPKPKPSPPSSPSAAAANQALQTTTNGGSYIHTANPAPMTVDGLFRDVYSNTLPPADAQITLMDSAGMEINSLGAAPSRPKTVDEVWEEIVSGESRRECKEELPDEMMTLEDFLARAGAVEENDVKDLHLAPPPETERLCGGLSGGMFGFDQIALSPFPSIEKMEGSIAGFGNGAAAAAAEVAASGGRGRGKRARAVLEPLDKAAQQRQKRMIKNRESAARSRERKQAYQVELESMAVKLEVENEQLLREEAERTEERLKQLMENIIPVVEKRRPSRVLRRVCSLQW, translated from the exons ATGGCGTCGTCGAAGCTGATCTCGTCGTCGGCGTCGTCGTCAAGGTCCCGCAACTCGGATCTCTCCCGACGCCCAAAACCCAAACCCTCGCCGCCTTCTTCTCCCTCCGCCGCCGCCGCCAACCAAGCCCTACAGACCACCACCAACGGTGGAAGTTACATTCACACGGCGAATCCCGCGCCGATGACCGTCGACGGCCTCTTCCGCGACGTCTACAGCAACACCCTTCCCCCGGCCGACGCCCAGATAACTCTGATGGACTCTGCCGGCATGGAAATCAACTCCTTAGGGGCGGCGCCGTCGAGGCCGAAGACGGTGGACGAGGTATGGGAGGAAATTGTGTCCGGGGAGAGCCGGAGGGAGTGTAAAGAAGAGTTGCCGGATGAAATGATGACTCTTGAGGACTTCCTGGCCCGGGCTGGCGCCGTGGAGGAGAACGACGTCAAGGATTTACATCTGGCGCCGCCGCCGGAGACGGAGAGACTGTGCGGAGGACTGAGCGGAGGGATGTTTGGATTCGATCAGATCGCACTGAGCCCGTTTCCGTCGATTGAGAAGATGGAGGGGTCCATTGCTGGCTTCGGAAATGGTGCTGCTGCTGCTGCTGCTGAGGTGGCGGCGAGTGGAGGAAGGGGGAGAGGGAAGAGAGCCCGGGCGGTCTTGGAGCCGCTGGATAAAGCTGCACAGCAGAGGCAGAAGAGGATGATCAAGAATAGGGAGTCAGCTGCGAGGTCCAGGGAGAGGAAGCAG GCCTACCAAGTTGAATTGGAGTCGATGGCAGTTAAATTAGAGGTGGAGAATGAGCAGCTTTTGAGAGAGGAG GCTGAGAGGACTGAGGAAAGACTTAAGCAG